A DNA window from Micromonospora sp. NBC_01739 contains the following coding sequences:
- a CDS encoding CoA transferase subunit A: MAKLVSLAEGVADLIRDGDMVALEGFTHLIPFAAGHEIIRQRRRDLTLVRMTPDVIYDKLIGAGCARRLVFSWGGNPGVGSLHRFRDAVQNSWPVPLELEEHSHAGMANRYVAGASGLPFAVLRGYTGTDLPRHTANIRPIECPFTGETLTAVAALRPDVTVVHAQRADRAGNVQMWGITGVQKEAVLAARRSLVTVEEIVDDLEPVPGQVILPGWAVTAVAHVPGGAHPSYTQGYSVRDNDFYLAWDAISRERAGFQEWIARHVLDAEVPA; the protein is encoded by the coding sequence ATGGCGAAGCTCGTCTCGCTGGCCGAGGGGGTGGCGGACCTGATCCGCGACGGGGACATGGTGGCTCTGGAGGGATTCACCCACCTCATCCCCTTCGCCGCCGGCCACGAGATCATCCGGCAGCGGCGACGCGACCTGACCCTGGTCCGGATGACCCCGGACGTCATCTACGACAAGTTGATCGGGGCCGGCTGCGCCCGTCGGCTGGTCTTCTCCTGGGGCGGTAACCCCGGGGTCGGTTCCCTGCACCGGTTCCGCGACGCCGTGCAGAACTCCTGGCCGGTGCCGCTGGAGTTGGAGGAACACAGCCACGCCGGGATGGCCAACCGGTACGTCGCCGGTGCCAGCGGCCTGCCCTTCGCGGTGCTGCGCGGCTACACCGGCACCGACCTGCCCCGACACACCGCCAACATCCGCCCGATCGAATGCCCCTTCACCGGGGAGACCCTGACCGCGGTGGCCGCCCTGCGACCGGATGTGACAGTGGTGCACGCCCAACGCGCCGACCGGGCCGGCAACGTGCAGATGTGGGGCATCACCGGGGTACAGAAGGAGGCCGTCCTGGCCGCCCGGCGGTCGCTGGTCACCGTCGAGGAGATCGTCGACGACCTGGAGCCGGTACCCGGGCAGGTGATCCTGCCCGGCTGGGCGGTCACCGCGGTGGCACACGTGCCCGGCGGAGCCCACCCCTCGTACACCCAGGGTTATTCGGTCCGGGACAACGACTTCTACCTGGCCTGGGACGCGATCAGCCGGGAGCGGGCCGGCTTTCAGGAGTGGATCGCCCGGCACGTGCTCGATGCGGAGGTACCGGCGTGA
- the pcaH gene encoding protocatechuate 3,4-dioxygenase subunit beta, translated as MNETTPALLLPDYRRDDVEAHPPLLSPGYKSTVSRAPSQPLIYLPQRLTEITGPLLGEGRLGELDHDLTRQHDGEPQGQRIIVHGRVLDGDGRAVPHTLVEIWQANAAGRYRHAVDNWPAPLDPHFTGVGRALTDDQGRYEFVTVQPGAYPWRNHDNAWRPAHIHFSLFGRAFTQRLVTQMYFPGDPLFSQDPIFNSVRDPQARERMVARYDHTATRPEWALAYRFDIVLRGREATPFEDEDDDE; from the coding sequence ATGAACGAGACCACCCCGGCGCTGCTGCTGCCCGACTACCGGCGCGACGACGTCGAGGCCCACCCCCCACTGCTCAGCCCCGGCTACAAGTCCACCGTCAGCCGGGCCCCAAGCCAGCCGTTGATCTACCTGCCGCAGCGGCTCACCGAGATCACCGGCCCGCTGCTCGGCGAGGGTCGCCTCGGCGAACTCGACCACGACCTGACCCGGCAGCACGACGGCGAGCCCCAGGGGCAGCGGATCATCGTGCACGGTCGGGTCCTCGACGGCGACGGCCGGGCCGTACCGCACACCCTGGTGGAGATCTGGCAGGCCAACGCCGCCGGCCGCTACCGGCACGCCGTCGACAACTGGCCGGCCCCCCTGGACCCCCACTTCACCGGGGTCGGGCGGGCCCTCACCGACGACCAGGGACGGTACGAGTTCGTCACCGTGCAGCCCGGGGCGTACCCCTGGCGCAACCACGACAACGCCTGGCGGCCGGCACACATCCACTTCTCGCTGTTCGGCCGGGCCTTCACCCAGCGCCTGGTGACCCAGATGTACTTCCCGGGCGACCCGCTGTTCTCCCAGGACCCGATCTTCAACTCGGTGCGTGACCCGCAGGCCCGGGAGCGGATGGTGGCCCGCTACGACCACACCGCCACCCGACCGGAGTGGGCCCTGGCCTACCGGTTCGACATCGTGCTGCGGGGCCGGGAGGCCACCCCCTTCGAGGACGAGGACGACGATGAGTGA
- a CDS encoding IclR family transcriptional regulator translates to MAGGSRSPGASVTSRVLAVLGAFDATHPALTLSDIARRSGLPLATTHRLVAELVSGRALSRAADGSYRIGVRLWEIGLLSPLHGQLREVALPYLQELYTTVQENVHLAVRDGDEALYVEKVTGHRAVPTVSRAGGRLPLHATGVGKALLAYAPPEVIAAHLRGPLRRCTPYTITEPGRLARELAAVRERGWARTHEEMTLGSCSVAVAVRGPDGTALAAIGVVGHSLGGGPQRLVPALRAAADQVAARLADEPPATQRATA, encoded by the coding sequence ATGGCGGGCGGCAGCCGCTCCCCCGGCGCCTCGGTGACCTCACGGGTGCTGGCCGTGCTCGGCGCCTTCGACGCCACCCATCCGGCGTTGACCCTCAGCGACATCGCCCGGCGTAGCGGCCTGCCGCTGGCCACCACCCACCGGCTGGTCGCCGAACTGGTCAGCGGCCGGGCCCTGTCGCGCGCCGCCGACGGCAGCTACCGCATCGGGGTACGGCTGTGGGAGATCGGGCTGCTCTCCCCGCTGCACGGCCAACTCCGCGAGGTGGCCCTGCCCTACCTGCAGGAGCTGTACACCACCGTGCAGGAGAACGTGCACCTGGCGGTCCGGGACGGCGACGAGGCCCTGTACGTGGAGAAGGTCACCGGCCATCGGGCGGTGCCGACCGTCTCCCGGGCCGGGGGCCGCCTGCCGCTGCACGCCACCGGGGTCGGCAAGGCCCTGCTGGCGTACGCCCCGCCGGAGGTGATCGCCGCCCACCTGCGGGGGCCGTTGCGCCGCTGCACCCCGTACACCATCACCGAGCCGGGTCGGCTGGCTCGGGAGCTGGCCGCCGTCCGCGAACGCGGCTGGGCGCGGACCCACGAGGAGATGACCCTGGGTTCCTGCTCGGTCGCGGTCGCGGTGCGGGGGCCCGACGGCACGGCCCTGGCCGCCATCGGGGTGGTCGGGCACAGCCTCGGTGGGGGGCCGCAGCGGCTGGTCCCGGCGCTGCGGGCGGCGGCCGACCAGGTGGCGGCCCGACTGGCCGACGAACCGCCCGCGACCCAGCGCGCCACCGCCTGA
- the pcaG gene encoding protocatechuate 3,4-dioxygenase subunit alpha, translated as MSDRLGVTPAQTVGPYLHIGLSWPDGPYVVPEGTPGACWIRGRITDGNGAPVVDAMVESWQADPEGQFDHPDDPRGPRAATLPGFRGFGRADTDAEGCYALHTVRPGPLPTPEGEIEAPHLNLSVFGRGLLHRLVTRIYFPDESANATDPVLRTVEAARRDTLVARPAPDGYRFDIRLQGEHETVFFAV; from the coding sequence ATGAGTGACCGCCTGGGCGTGACGCCCGCCCAGACCGTGGGGCCGTACCTGCACATCGGTCTGAGCTGGCCCGACGGCCCGTACGTGGTGCCGGAGGGCACCCCGGGGGCCTGCTGGATCCGGGGCCGGATCACCGACGGCAACGGCGCCCCGGTGGTCGACGCGATGGTGGAGAGTTGGCAGGCCGACCCGGAGGGGCAATTCGACCACCCCGACGACCCGCGCGGTCCCCGAGCGGCCACCCTGCCCGGCTTCCGGGGCTTCGGCCGGGCCGACACCGACGCCGAGGGCTGCTACGCCCTGCACACCGTACGGCCCGGACCCCTGCCCACCCCCGAGGGCGAGATCGAGGCCCCGCACCTGAACCTGTCGGTGTTCGGCCGAGGGCTGCTGCACCGCCTGGTCACCCGGATCTACTTCCCGGACGAGTCGGCCAACGCCACCGACCCGGTGCTGCGTACGGTCGAGGCCGCCCGCCGCGACACCCTCGTGGCCCGGCCGGCCCCGGACGGCTACCGGTTCGACATCCGCTTGCAGGGAGAGCATGAGACCGTCTTCTTCGCCGTCTGA
- a CDS encoding CoA-transferase subunit beta — MSPDYTADEMMTVAAARQLRDGTACFVGIGLPSTAANLARVTHAPNLVLIYESGCLGAKPDRLPLSIGDGVLADTADAVVSVPEVFNYWLQPGRIDVGFLGAAQLDRYGNINTTVIGGDYTDPKVRLPGAGGAPEIAASCGEVVVIVRQSLRTFIDRVDFVTSVGYGTGPSDRERLGLRGGGPKTVITDLGVLTADPVTCELTLTRLHPGVTVDQVRAATGWPLAVAEEVTVGEPPTAAELTVLRALEATKKAPH, encoded by the coding sequence GTGAGCCCCGACTACACCGCCGACGAGATGATGACCGTGGCCGCCGCCCGCCAGTTGCGCGACGGCACCGCCTGCTTCGTCGGCATCGGCCTGCCCAGCACGGCGGCCAACCTGGCCCGGGTCACCCACGCCCCGAACCTCGTGCTCATCTACGAGTCGGGCTGCCTGGGCGCCAAGCCCGACCGGCTGCCGCTGTCCATCGGCGACGGGGTGCTCGCCGACACCGCCGACGCGGTGGTCTCCGTGCCGGAGGTCTTCAACTACTGGTTGCAACCCGGCCGCATCGACGTGGGTTTCCTCGGCGCCGCCCAACTCGACCGGTACGGCAACATCAACACCACCGTCATCGGCGGCGACTACACCGACCCGAAGGTACGCCTGCCCGGTGCCGGTGGCGCTCCGGAGATCGCCGCCTCCTGCGGCGAGGTGGTGGTCATCGTCCGGCAGAGCCTGCGTACCTTCATCGACCGGGTCGACTTCGTCACCTCGGTCGGCTACGGCACCGGTCCGAGCGACCGGGAGCGGCTGGGCCTGCGCGGCGGCGGCCCGAAGACCGTCATCACCGACCTGGGTGTGCTGACCGCCGACCCGGTGACCTGCGAACTCACCCTCACCCGGTTGCATCCCGGTGTCACGGTCGACCAGGTCCGGGCGGCGACCGGCTGGCCGTTGGCCGTCGCCGAGGAGGTGACCGTCGGCGAGCCGCCCACCGCGGCGGAACTCACCGTGCTGCGCGCCCTGGAAGCGACCAAGAAGGCCCCGCACTGA
- the pcaB gene encoding 3-carboxy-cis,cis-muconate cycloisomerase, producing the protein MRPSSSPSEALLRGLSGAVEVDAELDDRHLLQALLDAEAALARAGAEAGLLPVPVAEEIAGHCQADRYDPAALGAAAEAAGNPVVPLVRRLTEAVSPSARPWVHHGATSQDILDSALALVVTRAAVPLLGQVDTAAGAAADLARAHRDTLMVARTLGQQAAPTTFGLKAAGWLLGLHQARDRVAQACAALPAQLGGAVGTLAGYGSTGLAVADRFAAHLGLAASPLPWHTRRQPVLDLAAALGGLLAATGKIALDVGLLAQTEIGEVTEGGAGRGGSSAMPHKRNPVDSVLVAAAARRGPGLVGTLFAAAGQEHERATGGWHAEWEPLLDLVHLAGGAAARTARMLTDLRVDPQRMRANLDATGGLLLAEAVATRLAPALGRATAHQVVARATTGTGFREALLADPEVTAHLSEADLDAALDPAGWLGCAAELVDRALAIHEGGSG; encoded by the coding sequence ATGAGACCGTCTTCTTCGCCGTCTGAGGCCCTGCTGCGCGGGCTGTCCGGCGCGGTCGAGGTCGACGCCGAACTCGACGACCGGCACCTGTTGCAGGCCCTGCTGGACGCCGAGGCCGCCCTGGCCCGAGCCGGTGCCGAGGCCGGTCTGCTGCCCGTACCGGTAGCCGAGGAGATCGCTGGGCACTGCCAGGCCGACCGGTACGACCCGGCGGCCCTCGGCGCGGCCGCCGAGGCCGCCGGCAACCCGGTGGTCCCCCTGGTCCGCCGGCTGACCGAGGCCGTGTCGCCTTCGGCCCGCCCCTGGGTGCACCACGGCGCGACCAGCCAGGACATCCTCGACAGCGCCCTGGCCCTGGTGGTGACCCGGGCCGCCGTACCCCTGCTGGGTCAGGTCGACACCGCCGCAGGCGCCGCCGCCGACCTGGCCCGGGCCCACCGCGACACCCTCATGGTGGCCCGCACCCTGGGCCAGCAGGCCGCCCCGACCACCTTCGGACTCAAGGCCGCCGGCTGGCTGCTCGGCCTGCACCAGGCCCGGGACCGGGTGGCCCAGGCGTGCGCCGCCCTGCCGGCGCAACTCGGCGGTGCGGTGGGCACCCTGGCCGGGTACGGGTCGACCGGCCTGGCGGTGGCGGACCGGTTCGCCGCCCACCTGGGCCTGGCGGCCAGCCCGCTGCCCTGGCACACCCGCCGACAGCCCGTGCTCGACCTGGCCGCCGCCCTCGGCGGGCTACTGGCGGCCACCGGCAAGATCGCCCTGGATGTCGGCCTGCTGGCCCAGACCGAGATCGGTGAGGTGACCGAGGGTGGGGCGGGACGCGGGGGCTCCTCGGCCATGCCGCACAAACGCAACCCGGTCGACTCCGTGCTGGTAGCAGCCGCCGCCCGGCGGGGTCCCGGACTCGTGGGCACCCTGTTCGCCGCCGCCGGGCAGGAACACGAACGGGCCACCGGCGGCTGGCACGCCGAATGGGAACCCCTGCTGGACCTGGTGCACCTGGCCGGCGGGGCGGCCGCCCGTACCGCCCGGATGCTGACCGACCTGCGGGTGGACCCGCAGCGGATGCGGGCCAACCTGGACGCCACCGGTGGCCTGCTGCTGGCCGAGGCCGTCGCCACCCGCCTGGCCCCGGCCCTGGGCCGGGCCACCGCACACCAGGTGGTCGCCCGCGCCACCACCGGCACCGGCTTCCGGGAGGCCCTGCTGGCCGACCCGGAGGTGACCGCCCACCTGTCCGAGGCCGATCTGGACGCCGCGCTGGATCCGGCCGGGTGGCTCGGCTGCGCCGCCGAACTCGTGGACCGTGCCCTGGCGATCCATGAAGGGGGGAGCGGATGA